The DNA region AATTTAAAGAACCTGAACTAAGCCGCGATCATAGTGAAAAAATGCTTATTTCAATGGGTGCTTATATTAAAAGAGATGGTCTTAGTATAGATGTAAAACCACTTAAAAATGCATTAAAACCAATAAATATTGAGGTTCCAAATGACCCAAGTTCAGCTTTTTATTTTGCTGTTGCAGCATCAATCATACCTGGCTCACACATTGTTTTAAAAAATGTTTTGCTTAATAAAACTAGAATTGAAGCTTATAAAGTTTTAGAAAAAATGGGTGCTAATATTGAGTTTATTCAAACGCAAAATGATTATGAAAAAATTGGAGATATAAAGGTTAAATTTGCAAAATTAAAAGCTGTTGAAGTAAAAGAAAATATTTCTTGGTTAATTGATGAAATTCCAGCCTTAGCCATTGCATTTGCGTGTGCTAATGGAAAAAGCATTATAAAAAATGCAAAAGAGTTAAGAGTAAAAGAGTGCGATAGAATCTCTGTTATGGTTAGTGGATTAAAAGCATGTGGGCTTGAGGTTAGTGAGTTTGAGGATGGCTTTAGCGTTGTATCAAAAGGCGAATTAAAACCTGCCATAATTGATAGTTTTGGTGATCACAGAATTGCTATGAGTTTTGCAATTTTAGGTTTAAAAAGTGGAATGATAATAGAAGATGATGAGTGTATAAACGCATCTTTTCCAAATTTTAAAGAAATTTTAAAAAGTCTTGGAGTAAGTGTTGAAAATTGAACTTGCTGATAGTTATGGGTTTTGTTTTGGTGTAAAAAGAGCTATAAGAATTGCTGAAAATACAAAAGATAGTGCTACTTATGGTGAGCTTATCCATAATG from Campylobacter ureolyticus includes:
- the aroA gene encoding 3-phosphoshikimate 1-carboxyvinyltransferase, with amino-acid sequence MKIYALKTPIIGELSNIAFDKSISHRSAIFSLLSDKVSVIKNYLFADDTNATLEIIKLLGAKVEILKNLVRITPPKDIKEPSQILDCKNSGTAMRILMGLLASKNGFFILNGDRYLNERPMKRVTKPLCEIGASIDGRDDGDKAPLCIRGNKLKYFEYESKIASAQVKSSLILAALNSNGCKFKEPELSRDHSEKMLISMGAYIKRDGLSIDVKPLKNALKPINIEVPNDPSSAFYFAVAASIIPGSHIVLKNVLLNKTRIEAYKVLEKMGANIEFIQTQNDYEKIGDIKVKFAKLKAVEVKENISWLIDEIPALAIAFACANGKSIIKNAKELRVKECDRISVMVSGLKACGLEVSEFEDGFSVVSKGELKPAIIDSFGDHRIAMSFAILGLKSGMIIEDDECINASFPNFKEILKSLGVSVEN